The proteins below come from a single Chitinophaga pinensis DSM 2588 genomic window:
- a CDS encoding papain-like cysteine protease family protein, producing the protein MLTLQKTFRYAADPSKLPLSSVPVTIGYPVYQISKSMPPGTTFEIYIREAVDSNSISFQQQLTAKEYFSPLPEGSMFSNNYDLLFQYFNFHFNSGLSANVTLEQISSPFQVQFAGGSQTSTVDGLYFLKDLLPLQRSARLARTAPAADGNAELYIRKNLYMVNKTGYLSMIEHIGVRELDPGGFFLLYVINQLIDLSGKSPVLKATIDDTIKQRIGAILNSFSYENTEEITNYVIDNFNLLIDFPMDMPEIQSLEIGGDFEIVPADGTDTGFTDLLLFDLSVEYAVRESDTVSMVQIQHFDWMAHKGDFKDGKIKFSFTRDNPLLQSAIDGNILIKVKNFDKAVIWSRQYKPEDPALAKLAISVPLQRPNVITAGDKSGTKDDNKRLRGQLVELTKQCPLKGAKVLIQAKKDADSLWQIVGAAEADSAGNFSMPYPYGVFTAAQALVSLTPDSPVDIAVNPQSQTNQSISQDFLYLLLKDVVCEDDHAHGDDDCECHSVKKSGRLPGQEDLINSDQYSQDIGGSCVNLSTPNRTLREYNYSAIVRTSDPDVANYTLRKLLNGKYELAGDNKKISRAGVDLDNPIRWQDAPDAKENLSFYQAVTVATGHILHYKSEFKADGYSMGDLLYSLALAPGQKKQIVIIDAEHSLTGAETQSLAQGESLAASLLNERSISDQLGGNISEAMSGRSSASTSGVSAGLGAAVSYGGMIGASLGVAGGYSNSNSSASQNSSRNISQFFGERLRQSIMQNAESYRQLNASVVTSVREGQTYGATADVVANHNHCHALTMMYFEVLRHFAIYQELASVEECVFVPLLMTNFTPENIRKWADVLAKHLKPMPSSTYLRPALYLGRPQHPLLKAFDANERILTNYQHVDYPTGSYDKDQIRFVKGEVNARVNLERPKTKYDRIKSLPVITKTVTKEVTDARSVAKSAVLGVLTGGLSLLLGSDGTRTETEEVMGKERIFDGFMHLDANYEYVAPARCIRVNNFRDFTIKLPWGNITIAPIDFFQGAQVDKKLWDAYASILGYTDTLDMLEYYFKGRLISEWDEIYYNDIAPVVFERITDAIRFEGITTDMSTTARYKGGERVMRVNFNGTTSKRRVDFGDTLKMFCNSPAAKSLKGLVTLNVENVRISYSTDHFNGYLYSGNVGDDILDDTFLYIPENADEKKDPRKEDQFLVQKLLDHLNSNLEHYNKALWYNLDTDRRFMLLDGFNIQIFNEFGIPTGFRSLASVVKNELVGIVGNSLVLPVAPGYKVSQSFITEQTDEGVEQEVTLFDHYQPLTPVPPYRVSVPTRGVFMEAVQGACDACEKVKENSSQDWDKFQTEQPTPIGTITPVTPVVTDWKAAFKDFATPIVNIQNAPATPEPGAGLAGLSELMGKAGIFKDITGLDANQQNAIKTYLSNQENAKAFAEMAKTMAMQSHNSDNSSKIMDTLKAAKDSGAISNDDYGKLVKEHLQQVIDGGATKKAEMEKDKSAAKPSLTDAAVKAADQGKDVKAQKTDPEGNVESVEITSGASKTVLAEVDGTIPKLKQPNSMACWATVATMMVSWKMKQSMSIENVMMLAGDEYLEKFNTNKGLKAAEKEAFLTQLNMVGEGPASYPIQQYVNWIKTYGPLWITIDSSVAEGPFSPHARILYKIEGTGTDKGTNFVFIDPATGTEKTETFYDFLAAYEQMVTDNPSSRLFTQIVHFKDEADAGEGYQIQDPLHMNSPVHEKITMAALVNSTAKQPANTKVGVGGDHKANEIFRGIFWNDDPANLLFEDSKYSSWTVATGLVWLMKFKAAEGASKTDLKNIIGRSHFWDLQFLHGMGTKKGEDPKDTQAKILLWVETMYKLSIEEGIKDEDQLKAIPVTSKFGNNTYRISSFFTSDTSPKDTDTVTKLLSNDSNSIFLDNSRRALGSIMHLIQDSFAKGHTKRKLKNPGDLKPGKTDEFVDGKWGDYGEIENFHCYAGQDHSAHDKYDDYDADLLNVSSLETFNGLIGARNSVNYCIKLVDFWKARVPYNNGPKAMFENEIFKLAANATPSDTNV; encoded by the coding sequence ATGTTAACGCTCCAAAAGACGTTCCGCTATGCTGCGGACCCCTCAAAGCTGCCTTTGAGCAGCGTACCCGTGACCATTGGTTACCCGGTATATCAGATCAGTAAAAGTATGCCTCCCGGCACTACATTTGAAATATACATCCGGGAAGCCGTGGACAGTAATTCTATCAGCTTTCAGCAACAACTGACTGCGAAAGAATACTTTTCTCCGCTGCCGGAAGGAAGTATGTTCAGCAACAATTACGACCTGTTATTTCAGTATTTCAACTTCCATTTCAACTCAGGTTTGTCCGCCAATGTAACGCTGGAGCAAATCAGCAGTCCCTTCCAGGTACAGTTTGCCGGTGGCAGCCAGACCAGCACTGTTGACGGTCTGTACTTCCTGAAAGACCTGCTTCCCCTGCAACGTTCTGCACGACTGGCAAGAACTGCGCCTGCGGCGGATGGAAATGCAGAACTCTATATCCGGAAGAACCTCTACATGGTCAACAAAACCGGCTATCTTTCCATGATCGAACATATCGGGGTGAGAGAGCTGGATCCGGGTGGATTTTTCCTGTTGTATGTCATCAATCAGCTGATCGATCTCAGTGGGAAATCACCTGTACTGAAAGCGACAATAGACGACACTATCAAACAACGTATCGGTGCTATTCTGAACAGCTTTTCCTATGAGAATACAGAGGAGATCACCAATTATGTCATTGACAACTTCAACCTGCTGATTGACTTCCCGATGGATATGCCGGAGATACAGTCACTGGAAATAGGCGGTGATTTTGAAATTGTTCCCGCAGATGGTACAGATACCGGTTTCACCGACTTACTGCTGTTTGATCTTTCTGTAGAATATGCCGTAAGGGAAAGCGATACGGTTTCTATGGTGCAGATACAGCACTTTGACTGGATGGCGCACAAAGGTGATTTCAAAGATGGTAAGATCAAATTCAGCTTTACCAGGGATAATCCGCTGTTGCAATCTGCTATAGACGGCAACATTCTTATCAAGGTAAAAAACTTTGATAAAGCGGTGATCTGGTCCAGACAATACAAGCCGGAAGATCCGGCGCTGGCAAAGCTGGCAATCAGCGTTCCGCTCCAACGTCCTAACGTGATCACGGCAGGCGATAAAAGCGGCACAAAAGACGATAATAAGCGCCTGCGCGGTCAATTGGTGGAACTGACGAAACAGTGTCCGCTGAAAGGGGCAAAAGTCCTTATTCAGGCTAAAAAAGACGCAGATAGTCTGTGGCAGATTGTAGGCGCTGCGGAAGCAGATAGTGCCGGTAACTTCTCGATGCCTTACCCCTATGGCGTATTTACCGCCGCACAGGCACTGGTATCGCTGACGCCTGACAGTCCGGTAGATATTGCAGTCAATCCACAATCCCAGACCAACCAGTCCATCTCCCAGGATTTCCTCTACCTGTTACTGAAAGATGTTGTTTGTGAAGATGATCATGCACATGGCGACGATGACTGCGAATGTCATTCCGTTAAAAAATCAGGTCGTCTGCCGGGTCAGGAAGACCTGATCAACTCTGATCAGTATTCACAGGATATCGGAGGTTCCTGTGTGAACCTCTCCACGCCTAACCGTACCCTTCGCGAATATAACTATTCCGCTATCGTACGTACCTCCGATCCGGATGTAGCGAATTACACCCTGCGGAAGTTACTCAATGGCAAATATGAGCTCGCAGGCGACAATAAAAAGATCTCCCGTGCCGGTGTGGACCTGGATAATCCGATCCGCTGGCAGGACGCCCCTGACGCCAAAGAAAACCTCTCTTTCTATCAGGCAGTAACCGTCGCTACGGGACACATTCTGCATTACAAATCAGAGTTCAAAGCAGATGGTTATTCTATGGGTGATCTGCTGTATTCCCTGGCACTGGCTCCTGGTCAGAAGAAGCAGATCGTCATCATTGATGCAGAACATTCTCTCACCGGAGCAGAAACACAATCGCTGGCACAGGGTGAAAGTCTGGCGGCCAGTCTGCTGAACGAACGTTCTATCTCCGATCAACTGGGCGGTAACATCAGTGAAGCCATGAGCGGCAGAAGTTCTGCCAGCACCAGCGGTGTCAGTGCAGGTCTTGGTGCTGCTGTAAGCTATGGCGGTATGATTGGTGCCTCCCTGGGTGTAGCAGGTGGTTATTCTAATTCCAATTCATCCGCCTCACAGAACAGTTCCCGTAATATTTCACAGTTCTTTGGTGAAAGACTGCGTCAGAGTATTATGCAGAATGCCGAAAGCTATCGTCAGCTGAATGCATCCGTAGTAACTTCTGTACGCGAAGGACAGACATATGGCGCTACCGCTGATGTAGTAGCTAACCATAACCACTGTCATGCGCTGACAATGATGTACTTCGAAGTACTGCGTCATTTTGCTATCTACCAGGAACTGGCCAGTGTGGAAGAATGTGTGTTCGTACCCTTACTGATGACCAATTTCACCCCTGAAAATATCAGGAAATGGGCAGATGTGCTGGCGAAACATCTCAAGCCGATGCCATCCAGTACTTACCTCCGGCCGGCTTTGTATTTAGGCAGACCGCAACATCCTTTGCTGAAAGCGTTTGATGCCAATGAAAGGATCCTGACGAATTACCAGCATGTAGATTATCCAACTGGTTCTTATGACAAAGACCAGATCCGTTTCGTAAAAGGCGAGGTGAATGCACGTGTGAACCTGGAACGTCCGAAAACAAAATACGACCGTATCAAGTCACTGCCTGTCATCACCAAAACGGTAACCAAAGAGGTAACTGACGCCCGCAGCGTGGCAAAGAGTGCGGTATTAGGCGTGCTGACCGGCGGTTTATCCCTCCTGCTGGGATCTGACGGTACCCGTACGGAAACAGAAGAAGTAATGGGAAAAGAAAGGATCTTCGACGGATTCATGCACCTGGATGCCAATTACGAATATGTCGCGCCTGCCCGTTGTATCCGCGTGAACAATTTCCGCGACTTCACCATCAAACTGCCATGGGGAAATATTACCATCGCTCCTATCGACTTCTTCCAGGGCGCACAGGTAGATAAAAAACTCTGGGATGCCTATGCATCGATCCTGGGTTATACCGATACCCTGGATATGCTGGAATATTATTTCAAAGGCAGGCTCATTTCAGAGTGGGATGAGATCTATTACAATGATATCGCACCGGTTGTTTTTGAGCGTATTACCGACGCGATCCGCTTTGAAGGCATTACTACCGATATGAGCACGACAGCCCGTTATAAAGGCGGAGAACGTGTCATGCGCGTCAACTTCAACGGTACTACCAGCAAACGCAGAGTAGACTTTGGCGATACGCTGAAAATGTTCTGTAACAGTCCGGCAGCCAAATCCCTGAAAGGACTGGTTACCCTGAACGTAGAGAATGTACGCATCAGCTATTCTACCGATCATTTCAACGGTTACCTCTACAGCGGTAATGTCGGTGATGATATACTGGACGATACCTTCCTGTATATTCCGGAAAATGCGGACGAGAAAAAAGACCCGCGTAAAGAAGACCAGTTCCTTGTACAGAAACTGCTGGATCACCTGAACAGCAACCTGGAACATTATAACAAAGCGCTGTGGTATAACCTGGATACAGACCGTCGTTTTATGCTGCTGGATGGTTTCAATATCCAGATCTTTAATGAGTTCGGTATACCTACCGGATTCAGAAGTCTGGCTTCCGTAGTAAAAAATGAACTGGTGGGTATCGTAGGTAACTCCCTGGTATTGCCGGTAGCTCCTGGTTATAAAGTAAGCCAGTCTTTCATTACAGAACAGACAGACGAAGGCGTGGAACAGGAAGTAACCCTGTTCGACCACTATCAGCCACTGACGCCTGTACCTCCTTACCGTGTCAGTGTACCAACACGCGGCGTATTTATGGAAGCCGTACAGGGCGCTTGTGACGCCTGTGAAAAAGTGAAGGAGAACTCTTCTCAGGACTGGGATAAATTCCAGACAGAACAGCCTACACCTATTGGTACGATTACACCAGTGACACCGGTAGTGACCGACTGGAAAGCTGCCTTCAAAGATTTCGCAACACCGATTGTCAATATCCAGAATGCACCTGCCACACCAGAACCAGGAGCAGGACTGGCAGGATTGTCGGAGCTGATGGGTAAAGCGGGTATTTTCAAAGATATCACCGGACTTGATGCCAATCAGCAGAATGCCATCAAGACTTACCTGTCCAACCAGGAAAATGCCAAAGCCTTTGCAGAGATGGCAAAAACGATGGCCATGCAGAGTCATAACTCCGACAACTCTTCCAAGATCATGGATACGCTGAAAGCGGCCAAGGATTCCGGCGCGATCAGCAATGATGATTATGGCAAACTGGTGAAAGAACACTTACAGCAGGTAATTGACGGTGGGGCTACCAAAAAAGCTGAAATGGAAAAAGATAAGAGTGCCGCTAAACCTTCTTTGACTGATGCAGCCGTAAAAGCAGCTGACCAGGGCAAGGACGTAAAAGCACAGAAAACTGATCCGGAAGGCAATGTGGAAAGTGTAGAGATCACCAGCGGCGCCTCCAAAACGGTACTGGCGGAAGTAGACGGAACTATTCCAAAACTGAAACAGCCGAATTCCATGGCTTGCTGGGCGACCGTTGCCACCATGATGGTTTCCTGGAAAATGAAGCAGTCCATGTCTATCGAAAATGTAATGATGCTGGCGGGCGACGAATACCTGGAGAAATTCAATACGAACAAAGGACTGAAAGCGGCGGAAAAAGAAGCCTTCCTGACCCAGCTGAATATGGTAGGTGAAGGTCCGGCCAGCTACCCGATACAGCAATACGTGAACTGGATCAAAACGTATGGTCCGCTGTGGATCACGATTGACTCCAGCGTAGCAGAAGGTCCGTTCTCTCCACATGCCCGCATCCTCTACAAAATAGAAGGTACCGGTACTGATAAAGGCACCAATTTCGTATTCATTGATCCGGCTACCGGCACAGAGAAAACGGAGACTTTCTATGATTTCCTCGCGGCTTACGAGCAGATGGTGACTGATAATCCTTCTTCCAGACTGTTTACACAAATCGTACATTTCAAAGACGAGGCAGATGCGGGTGAAGGTTATCAGATCCAGGACCCTTTACACATGAACAGTCCTGTTCACGAAAAAATCACCATGGCGGCACTGGTGAATTCCACGGCAAAACAGCCAGCAAACACGAAAGTGGGCGTAGGTGGCGATCACAAGGCAAATGAGATCTTCCGTGGTATCTTCTGGAATGACGATCCGGCTAACCTCCTGTTTGAAGACAGCAAATACTCCAGCTGGACGGTTGCAACCGGTCTGGTATGGCTGATGAAGTTCAAAGCAGCGGAAGGCGCTAGCAAAACAGACCTGAAAAATATCATCGGTCGCTCCCACTTCTGGGACCTGCAGTTCCTGCACGGCATGGGTACAAAAAAAGGAGAAGATCCGAAGGATACGCAAGCCAAGATCCTGCTGTGGGTAGAAACGATGTATAAGCTGTCTATCGAGGAAGGTATAAAAGACGAAGATCAGCTGAAAGCCATTCCGGTGACTTCCAAGTTTGGTAACAATACTTACCGCATCAGTAGCTTCTTTACGTCGGATACCAGTCCGAAAGACACAGATACGGTGACTAAACTGCTCAGTAATGACAGTAACTCGATCTTCCTTGACAATTCAAGGAGAGCATTGGGTTCTATTATGCACCTGATACAGGACTCTTTTGCGAAAGGACATACCAAACGTAAGCTGAAGAATCCAGGCGATCTTAAACCGGGTAAAACAGATGAATTTGTAGATGGCAAATGGGGTGATTATGGCGAGATCGAAAACTTCCATTGTTATGCCGGACAGGATCATTCCGCACACGACAAGTATGATGATTATGACGCGGATCTGCTGAATGTGAGCAGTCTGGAGACCTTCAATGGACTGATCGGTGCACGTAACTCCGTGAACTATTGTATCAAACTGGTCGATTTCTGGAAAGCCAGGGTACCTTATAACAACGGACCGAAAGCGATGTTTGAAAACGAGATTTTCAAACTGGCAGCCAATGCGACACCATCGGACACCAACGTGTGA
- a CDS encoding T9SS type A sorting domain-containing protein → MLKFTWTSVLSLFTVLTAFAQTNIAPQATASTSYVSSWETITALNDNYTPANSNDKSHGAYGNWNNPNSIQWVQYDWSQAFSVTSVQVYWFDDAGGVLTPTTAYLESWNGTAWVTLGNIPLQKDAFNTLNFTTTSTSRLRVSMRNTSQSTGVLEWRVTGTPVSTGGNGSAYTWPVYAPTISYDFRSEYPNLPTPSQILNDCPQVVGTQSSDWWTFRWGPKKRSVVTAAAITPMLARLNKDFRYFRDTMGWPADIRARNGYKSAVYLYGSGLCTDNADSTALGGWQSAVYYNGQNWPIILASYYPVYAFDPAYTGTDAAYQQSAMTHEGIHAMLADLPGVKNSAWFHEGGNVWFQQTADAKRSGNFSSLGFLNGTDFIAPFMPIECYSGWLQDGSFGGPAAEGVNMFNGSQQICTWKTYLGGHQYSSSFPTFLGNTLGDNAVPWIWRYASSRVLEGIASGIGEAQTRRLITEYRAKQALVDFGKWKNACVALLNNVFGNAIGAEWQPSWLNPAPWIATPYAKTTNNNGTLTPDTTTLPGWSGANQIPLTVNGGTVTVNFQPIGANMTCQLVYWTTSGQPVYSQYVSSGNVTLNLTTPAANNVVIAVITNTNYLYQGEATRKTKYDYRLQLVSGISGAASVNTKWYSAALLSTARTSEAMNTAAVQTGIDWSTYCSQPFTGQPRPEEYKLITTQPQFQLFPNPVATSESVQVRFKNPKGERSLVTIYTLSGKVVLQRISTAEQLTVDGKSLHPGIYLVKIANSAVNATQKLIVH, encoded by the coding sequence ATGCTCAAGTTTACATGGACATCTGTCCTGTCGCTGTTCACTGTGCTTACTGCTTTCGCGCAAACGAACATCGCGCCACAGGCTACAGCAAGTACGTCTTACGTTTCCTCCTGGGAAACGATTACAGCCCTTAACGACAATTATACGCCGGCCAACTCCAATGACAAGAGTCATGGCGCGTATGGCAACTGGAATAATCCCAATTCCATTCAATGGGTACAGTATGACTGGTCGCAGGCATTCTCTGTGACATCTGTACAGGTCTACTGGTTTGACGATGCAGGTGGCGTACTCACACCCACAACTGCCTACCTGGAATCATGGAATGGTACTGCCTGGGTAACCCTGGGTAATATCCCGCTACAGAAAGACGCGTTTAATACGCTTAATTTTACAACTACTTCCACCTCAAGACTGCGCGTATCCATGCGTAATACTTCGCAGTCCACCGGCGTGCTGGAATGGCGTGTAACCGGCACCCCTGTGTCTACCGGCGGTAATGGCAGCGCATACACATGGCCTGTTTATGCGCCCACCATCAGTTATGATTTCCGGAGTGAATATCCGAATCTGCCTACGCCTTCGCAGATCCTGAATGATTGTCCGCAGGTAGTAGGTACACAGTCTTCCGACTGGTGGACATTCCGCTGGGGACCAAAGAAAAGGTCTGTCGTTACTGCTGCTGCTATCACTCCCATGCTGGCACGTCTCAATAAAGACTTCCGCTATTTCCGCGATACAATGGGATGGCCTGCGGATATCAGGGCAAGAAATGGCTATAAAAGCGCCGTATACCTCTATGGCTCCGGTCTCTGTACCGACAATGCCGATAGTACTGCTTTAGGTGGCTGGCAGAGCGCTGTTTATTACAATGGACAGAACTGGCCGATCATCCTGGCATCCTACTATCCTGTATATGCGTTTGACCCTGCATATACCGGCACCGATGCTGCTTATCAGCAAAGCGCTATGACGCATGAAGGTATTCATGCGATGTTAGCAGATCTGCCGGGCGTGAAGAATTCAGCCTGGTTCCATGAAGGTGGTAACGTATGGTTCCAGCAAACCGCCGATGCCAAACGCTCCGGTAATTTCAGTTCACTGGGCTTTCTGAACGGTACGGATTTCATCGCACCTTTTATGCCGATAGAATGTTATTCCGGCTGGTTACAGGACGGTAGCTTTGGCGGTCCTGCAGCAGAAGGGGTGAACATGTTCAATGGCAGTCAGCAGATCTGTACCTGGAAGACCTATTTAGGCGGTCATCAGTATAGTTCGTCTTTCCCTACCTTCCTGGGCAATACCCTGGGTGATAATGCCGTGCCATGGATCTGGAGATATGCTTCCTCCCGTGTGCTGGAAGGTATTGCCAGCGGCATCGGTGAAGCACAGACCCGTCGGCTGATCACTGAATACAGGGCTAAACAGGCACTGGTAGATTTTGGTAAATGGAAGAACGCCTGCGTGGCATTGCTCAACAATGTATTCGGTAATGCTATTGGCGCTGAATGGCAGCCTTCCTGGCTGAATCCTGCACCATGGATCGCAACGCCTTATGCAAAAACGACAAACAACAATGGTACCCTGACGCCCGATACCACTACTTTACCGGGATGGTCAGGCGCTAACCAGATTCCGCTGACAGTAAACGGTGGCACCGTTACGGTGAACTTCCAGCCAATCGGCGCAAATATGACCTGTCAGCTGGTATACTGGACCACCAGCGGTCAGCCGGTATACAGCCAGTATGTTTCCTCCGGTAACGTTACACTCAACCTGACAACACCAGCGGCAAACAATGTCGTAATTGCCGTAATCACCAATACCAACTACCTCTACCAGGGTGAAGCGACAAGAAAGACAAAGTATGACTACCGCCTGCAACTCGTATCCGGTATCTCCGGCGCCGCCAGCGTAAATACCAAATGGTACAGCGCGGCATTGCTATCCACTGCCAGAACCAGCGAAGCAATGAATACGGCGGCCGTACAAACAGGTATTGACTGGTCCACCTATTGCAGCCAGCCATTTACCGGTCAGCCAAGACCGGAGGAATACAAACTGATTACTACACAGCCGCAATTTCAGTTGTTCCCTAATCCGGTGGCCACAAGTGAAAGCGTACAGGTACGTTTTAAGAATCCGAAAGGAGAGAGGAGCCTGGTAACGATTTATACCTTATCCGGAAAAGTGGTATTACAAAGAATATCTACCGCTGAACAGTTAACTGTAGATGGTAAATCATTACACCCGGGTATCTATCTTGTGAAGATTGCAAATTCCGCTGTGAACGCAACACAGAAACTTATTGTACATTGA
- a CDS encoding RNA polymerase sigma-70 factor produces MRGNSNNTYSDLELITMLKRGDMDAFDILYTRHWSAMYQSAYYLLRDQSACMDIVQDIFAWLWEKRDQLDIQTVPSYLRTAVKFKVANYIRSGNIREDFYEELSKLTIATLPGPQELLELTDLKTIIQQAVTGLPEKCREIFLLSRDGQLSNQQIAEVLNISVKTVEAQKTIALKRIRAAVEPHLLALLIIPFVTCYH; encoded by the coding sequence TTGAGAGGTAACAGCAATAATACTTATAGTGACCTGGAGCTGATAACGATGCTCAAGAGAGGTGATATGGATGCATTTGACATACTGTATACCCGACACTGGTCAGCTATGTATCAGTCAGCTTATTACCTTTTGCGCGATCAGAGTGCATGTATGGACATAGTACAGGACATTTTCGCCTGGTTATGGGAGAAGCGTGATCAACTGGATATACAGACGGTCCCATCATATCTGCGCACGGCAGTGAAGTTTAAGGTGGCCAATTATATCAGATCAGGGAACATCAGGGAAGATTTTTACGAGGAATTATCCAAACTCACAATAGCCACGCTTCCTGGTCCTCAGGAATTGCTGGAACTGACTGATCTCAAAACGATCATCCAGCAGGCGGTAACCGGTTTACCTGAAAAGTGCAGGGAGATATTCCTGCTCAGCCGGGACGGCCAGTTAAGTAATCAACAGATAGCCGAGGTACTCAATATCTCCGTTAAAACGGTCGAAGCACAGAAAACCATCGCGTTAAAGCGCATCCGCGCAGCAGTAGAGCCACATCTGCTGGCCTTGCTGATCATCCCCTTTGTGACCTGTTACCATTAA
- a CDS encoding FecR family protein codes for MTREELLLLTEKIASGTATDEELMQFNRLFDAFRLAAEWDETLLGNRQMIGDTIRERIQVVIERPAVRIVPWRRWMIAASIAVLLSGGYFYYRTLQHPVLAPQAERFKNDVAAPAGHHAVLTLSNGTKILLDSAGKGTLAMQGSINVSMNANGQIVYNGEDNTNATNTIEVPPGSQPLAIVLSDGTKVWIDAASTLTYPTAFSGNDRTVNIIGQAYFEVAPNSRKPFKVKNGIDQSTIEVLGTSFNIKAFGPDKQTETNLFSGAVAISTTNARQLLHPGERAVVNNEGAIQITTGADMKEVLAWKEGIFYFNGKDIPAIMTELQRYYDIEVEYQTNVNDEFIASIPRDVPVSQLLNLLEMTNLVHFRIEGRKVIVIR; via the coding sequence ATGACCAGAGAGGAACTCTTATTACTAACGGAAAAAATCGCATCAGGTACCGCTACTGACGAGGAGCTGATGCAGTTTAACCGTTTGTTTGACGCCTTCCGGCTAGCAGCGGAATGGGATGAGACCCTACTTGGCAACCGGCAGATGATCGGCGACACGATCCGGGAAAGGATACAGGTTGTTATAGAAAGACCTGCAGTCCGCATAGTACCCTGGCGCAGGTGGATGATTGCCGCCAGCATAGCGGTATTGTTAAGCGGCGGTTACTTTTATTACCGTACCCTCCAACATCCTGTACTGGCACCTCAGGCAGAAAGATTTAAAAATGACGTAGCGGCCCCTGCGGGCCATCATGCCGTACTGACGCTGAGCAATGGTACCAAAATACTATTGGACAGTGCCGGCAAAGGCACCCTCGCTATGCAGGGTAGTATAAATGTCAGCATGAATGCCAACGGACAGATCGTATATAATGGCGAAGACAATACAAACGCCACCAACACCATCGAAGTGCCGCCTGGCAGTCAGCCGTTAGCGATTGTACTCTCAGATGGCACAAAAGTATGGATAGATGCGGCATCCACCCTGACTTATCCGACCGCATTCAGCGGCAACGATAGAACAGTGAACATTATCGGTCAGGCTTATTTTGAAGTAGCCCCCAACAGCAGGAAGCCGTTTAAAGTAAAGAATGGCATAGATCAATCGACCATAGAAGTACTGGGTACGAGTTTTAACATAAAAGCCTTCGGGCCTGATAAACAAACAGAAACAAACCTGTTCAGCGGAGCTGTTGCCATCTCCACCACCAATGCAAGGCAACTGCTTCATCCGGGTGAACGGGCAGTCGTGAACAATGAGGGTGCTATACAAATTACGACTGGAGCAGACATGAAAGAAGTACTGGCATGGAAGGAAGGCATTTTCTATTTCAATGGGAAAGATATTCCGGCTATCATGACTGAACTGCAACGCTATTATGATATAGAAGTTGAGTATCAGACAAACGTAAACGATGAATTCATCGCCAGTATTCCGAGAGACGTCCCGGTGTCTCAACTACTGAACCTGCTGGAGATGACAAATCTCGTGCACTTCAGGATCGAAGGCCGAAAGGTTATCGTGATCAGATAG